GTCGGGGTTTTTGCTGTCCAATACGCGCAGCGGGTTGCTGTACATACGACGCTTTGAATCTTCGTCCAGGTGCGCTTCGTGTTGCTCCAAAAAGGCAATCAAGGCATCACGATAAGTGGCACGTGCTTCGTTTGACCCCAGGGAATTCAGCTCCAGGCGAACAAATTCGCTGATCCCAAACTGTTGCCACAAACGGGCCGTCATCAGGATCACTTCGGCGTCCATGTCGGCACTGGCCACGCCAAAGGTTTCCACACCAAACTGGTGGAACTGGCGGTAACGGCCCTTTTGCGGACGCTCATGACGGAACATCGGACCCATATACCACAAACGCTGCTCCTGGTTGTACAGTAAGCCATGCTGGTTACCGGCTCGTGCACACACGGCGGTCCCTTCAGGACGCAAGGTCAGGAGATCGCCATTGCGATCTTCGAAGGTATACATTTCTTTTTCAACGACGTCGGTGACTTCACCAATCGAGCGCTTAAACAGCTCGGTGGACTCCACGATGGGAAAACGGATCTCCTGATATCCAAAAGATGCCACTGTGTCACGTAAGATAGATTCTACCTTCTGCCAGACTTGCGTATCACCCGGCAGACAATCGTTCATACCTCGAATTGCCTGAATTTGTTTTGCCACTGAAATTCCTAGTAATCTAATTTTTTTACACGAAATGGGTGGCTATGCCCGATGGCTTAGCCATTCCTGATAAACCCGCTATTATACCCAGCTCGGCTAAAACGTAAACGCTTAGTTTGCCGGGCCTGCGTTACTTACTCGACTATCTTGACGTCGATTTTGGGTTCGTTTTGTTGTTTTTCAACATAACTGCGTACCTGCTCTTCCAGCTGCTCGACGATATGGTCGTTATCAATACGCAGTTTCTGGCGCTCGCCATTGATGTATAAGCCCGAGCGACGGTTTGCACCGGCCAGGCCCAAATCGCTCACCAAGGCTTCACCCGGACCATTGACCACGCAACCAATGACAGACACGGAAATCGGCGCTGTGATGTCTTCAAGGCGCTCTTCGAGCTGGTTCATAGTGTTGACCACGTCAAACTCCTGGCGAGAGCAGCTGGGGCAAGCGATAAAGTTAATGCCGCGCGAGCGAATGCGCAGCGA
The Pseudoalteromonas viridis DNA segment above includes these coding regions:
- the hisS gene encoding histidine--tRNA ligase codes for the protein MAKQIQAIRGMNDCLPGDTQVWQKVESILRDTVASFGYQEIRFPIVESTELFKRSIGEVTDVVEKEMYTFEDRNGDLLTLRPEGTAVCARAGNQHGLLYNQEQRLWYMGPMFRHERPQKGRYRQFHQFGVETFGVASADMDAEVILMTARLWQQFGISEFVRLELNSLGSNEARATYRDALIAFLEQHEAHLDEDSKRRMYSNPLRVLDSKNPDVQAILVDAPKLSEYLDDESRQHFANLCERLEAAGVEYQVNEKLVRGLDYYNRTVFEWVTDSLGAQGTVCAGGRYDGMVEQLGGKATPAVGFAMGMERLVLMLKEMERLGALRRSADVFVAAMGEQAGIQAPVIAQQLRSEIPGLRVLVNAGGGNFKKQLKRADKSDAVVALIFGEDELAEGKVTVKYLREHKEQVTLTLAEAKSLLSALVD